The following are from one region of the Synechococcus sp. CBW1108 genome:
- a CDS encoding DUF565 domain-containing protein has translation MTRLPLQRTRFNRALERLAALLLGNMRGSWRYRSTVLLALLLGFYGGSNVTAYFLLGFPGGRPLAVVLMLVIVELLVRLRGRLAPTQPGLGWVVLDNLRIGAVYAVVLEAFKLGT, from the coding sequence GTGACGCGCCTGCCCCTCCAGCGCACCCGCTTCAACCGGGCCCTTGAGCGGCTCGCTGCCCTGCTGTTGGGCAACATGCGCGGCAGTTGGCGCTACCGCAGCACCGTGCTTTTGGCCTTGCTGCTGGGCTTCTACGGCGGCAGCAATGTCACCGCTTACTTTTTATTGGGGTTTCCAGGTGGTCGCCCCCTGGCTGTGGTGCTGATGCTGGTGATAGTGGAACTGCTCGTGCGGCTGCGCGGCCGGCTGGCCCCCACCCAGCCCGGGCTGGGCTGGGTGGTGCTAGACAACCTGCGCATTGGTGCGGTGTACGCAGTGGTGCTGGAAGCCTTCAAACTCGGCACTTGA
- a CDS encoding HAD-IA family hydrolase, with amino-acid sequence MALGALLWDVDGTLAETEREGHRRAFNRAFAAAGVPLHWDSARYGELLAISGGQERLAVALQQWQGHPADPALVADLQARKQEHYASLLASGELGLRPGVAELIREAAAAGVAQVIVTTSGRRAVAALSEHVLGGLADCFSFWVCGEDVARKKPDCEAYLLALRQLGLGAERGLALEDSGHGLAAADGAGLACLVTASHYGAAEAPERFARARAVVSELGPQVKVLRGPACQGSQITLSYLHELLEATLP; translated from the coding sequence ATGGCCTTGGGGGCCCTGTTATGGGATGTGGATGGCACCCTGGCTGAGACCGAAAGGGAAGGCCATCGCCGGGCGTTTAACCGGGCTTTTGCCGCTGCAGGTGTGCCCCTGCACTGGGATAGCGCTCGCTATGGCGAGCTACTGGCCATCAGCGGCGGTCAGGAACGGCTCGCCGTTGCCCTCCAGCAGTGGCAGGGCCACCCCGCCGACCCTGCCCTGGTAGCTGATCTGCAGGCCCGCAAGCAGGAGCACTACGCATCGCTTCTGGCCTCAGGCGAGCTGGGCCTCAGGCCTGGGGTGGCCGAGCTGATCCGGGAGGCAGCTGCAGCCGGGGTAGCCCAGGTCATCGTCACCACCAGCGGCCGCCGGGCCGTCGCCGCCCTCTCTGAGCACGTTCTGGGCGGCCTGGCCGACTGCTTCAGCTTCTGGGTGTGCGGTGAAGATGTGGCCCGCAAGAAACCCGATTGCGAGGCCTACCTGCTAGCCCTGCGGCAGTTGGGGCTTGGCGCCGAGCGGGGGCTGGCCCTGGAGGATTCAGGCCATGGCCTGGCTGCCGCCGATGGGGCCGGATTGGCCTGTCTGGTCACGGCCAGCCACTACGGCGCTGCTGAGGCTCCGGAGCGTTTTGCCCGGGCCCGGGCAGTGGTAAGTGAACTGGGCCCCCAGGTAAAGGTGTTGCGGGGACCCGCTTGCCAGGGCAGCCAGATAACGCTCTCCTATCTGCATGAGCTGCTGGAGGCCACCCTGCCGTGA
- a CDS encoding 50S ribosomal protein L32 codes for MAVPKKKKSKGKRNQRHATWKGKAAAAARNALSIGKAVLSGRAQGFIYPVAEETDADES; via the coding sequence ATGGCTGTTCCAAAGAAGAAAAAATCCAAGGGCAAACGCAACCAGCGCCATGCCACCTGGAAAGGGAAAGCTGCAGCGGCAGCTCGCAATGCCCTCTCGATCGGCAAAGCCGTGCTAAGTGGCCGCGCCCAAGGCTTTATTTATCCCGTTGCTGAAGAGACCGACGCCGACGAGAGCTGA
- the thrC gene encoding threonine synthase gives MTATLSRSTFTGLRCKECGHPYEASARHVCEDVCFGPLEVVYDYEAIKNRVSRATIEAGPTSIWRYREFLPIEGDPIDVGTGFTPLLKAGNLARRLGLKSLHIKNDGVNMPTLSFKDRVVSVALTRARELGFTTVSCASTGNLANSTAAIAAHAGLECCVFIPSDLELGKVLGTLVYNPTLMAVHGNYDQVNRLCSEVANTFGWGFVNINLRPYYSEGSKTLGYEVIEQLGWQLPDHIVAPLASGSLFTKIRKGFDEFIKVGLVEEKAVRFSGAQAEGCSPIAQAFAAGRDFITPVKPNTIAKSIAIGNPADGPYAIDIANKTGGTIAAVSDAEIIDGIKLLAETEGVFTETAGGTTIAVLKKLVELGKINPEETTVAYITGNGLKTTEAIADSIGAPYTIEAQLDSFKSAWAQAQADRPS, from the coding sequence GTGACTGCCACCCTCTCCCGCTCAACCTTCACCGGACTGCGCTGTAAAGAATGCGGCCACCCCTATGAGGCCAGCGCCCGCCACGTCTGTGAAGACGTCTGTTTCGGGCCCCTGGAGGTCGTCTACGACTACGAAGCCATCAAGAATCGGGTGAGCCGCGCCACCATTGAGGCTGGGCCCACCTCCATCTGGCGCTATCGCGAATTCCTGCCGATCGAGGGGGATCCCATTGACGTGGGCACGGGTTTTACCCCCCTGCTCAAGGCGGGCAACCTGGCCCGGCGGCTGGGCCTCAAAAGCCTCCATATCAAGAACGACGGCGTCAACATGCCGACGCTCTCCTTTAAAGACCGGGTGGTGAGTGTGGCGCTCACCAGGGCCCGCGAGCTCGGGTTCACCACGGTGAGCTGCGCCTCCACCGGCAACCTGGCCAACTCCACCGCCGCCATCGCCGCCCACGCCGGCCTGGAGTGCTGCGTGTTCATCCCCAGTGACCTGGAGTTGGGCAAGGTACTCGGCACGTTGGTCTACAACCCAACCCTCATGGCGGTGCATGGCAACTACGACCAGGTCAACCGCCTCTGCTCGGAAGTAGCCAACACCTTCGGCTGGGGCTTCGTCAACATCAACCTGCGCCCCTACTACTCCGAGGGCTCCAAGACCCTGGGCTATGAGGTGATTGAACAGCTGGGCTGGCAACTGCCCGACCACATCGTGGCGCCCCTGGCCTCGGGCTCCCTGTTCACCAAAATCCGCAAGGGCTTTGATGAATTCATCAAGGTGGGCCTGGTGGAAGAAAAGGCCGTGCGTTTCAGCGGCGCCCAGGCCGAAGGCTGCAGCCCGATCGCCCAGGCCTTCGCCGCCGGCCGCGACTTCATCACCCCGGTTAAGCCCAATACGATCGCCAAATCAATTGCCATTGGCAATCCCGCCGATGGCCCCTACGCCATTGATATCGCCAACAAAACCGGCGGCACCATCGCCGCCGTGAGTGATGCCGAGATCATCGACGGCATCAAGCTGCTGGCAGAAACCGAGGGAGTTTTCACCGAAACAGCTGGCGGCACCACAATTGCGGTGCTCAAGAAACTGGTGGAGCTCGGCAAGATCAACCCGGAGGAAACCACTGTTGCCTACATCACCGGCAATGGGCTCAAGACAACAGAGGCCATTGCCGACTCCATCGGCGCCCCATACACGATCGAGGCCCAGCTCGACAGCTTCAAATCCGCCTGGGCCCAGGCCCAGGCAGACCGCCCCAGCTGA
- a CDS encoding cupin produces the protein MNQAQTQPGDCTGQADWQTKALLFDYRQAANPVRRGLTEPIGYHQWSAALHQSGGTAVLPLDLSGELGCNGPATSPALAAHFLRILPGEGLKAAANATSSLFFVLQGKGELRWEGQRLNWGAGDLLVLPAGETPLLQAEQTSVLYWVHDGPLLDFLGVTATSTRFDPTHYPAALLEKELAQLLADPSSARSNRLSLLLANRDLPQSRTVTHTLWAMLGVVPAGVIQPPHRHQSVALDLIIDCDPGCHTLVGTEIDAKGQIVNPQRIEWESGGAFITPPGHWHAHVNTSGRQARLLPIQDSGLHTYLRSLDIRFAGGLQTGD, from the coding sequence ATGAACCAGGCTCAGACTCAACCTGGCGATTGCACCGGCCAGGCCGACTGGCAGACCAAGGCCCTGCTGTTCGACTACCGCCAGGCTGCCAATCCGGTGCGTAGGGGTCTCACCGAACCAATTGGCTACCACCAATGGAGTGCAGCCCTGCACCAGTCGGGTGGCACGGCCGTTCTACCTCTGGACCTGAGTGGGGAGCTGGGCTGCAATGGCCCGGCCACCAGCCCAGCCCTGGCGGCCCATTTCCTGCGGATCCTTCCAGGAGAGGGGCTTAAGGCTGCTGCCAATGCCACCAGCTCACTCTTTTTTGTGCTCCAGGGCAAGGGGGAGCTGCGCTGGGAAGGCCAGAGGCTGAATTGGGGAGCGGGCGACCTACTGGTGCTCCCCGCCGGTGAGACCCCACTTTTGCAGGCTGAGCAAACCAGCGTTCTCTACTGGGTGCATGACGGGCCTCTGTTGGATTTTCTCGGCGTAACTGCCACAAGCACCCGCTTCGATCCCACCCATTACCCCGCAGCCCTGCTGGAGAAGGAGCTCGCCCAACTTCTGGCCGACCCCAGTTCCGCCCGCAGCAACAGACTCAGCCTGCTGCTGGCCAACAGGGACTTGCCCCAGAGCCGAACGGTCACCCACACCCTCTGGGCCATGCTCGGAGTCGTGCCCGCCGGGGTAATTCAGCCTCCCCACCGGCACCAGTCGGTGGCCCTCGATCTGATCATCGATTGTGACCCCGGCTGCCACACCCTGGTGGGCACCGAAATCGACGCCAAAGGCCAGATTGTCAATCCCCAGCGCATCGAGTGGGAATCGGGTGGAGCCTTCATCACCCCCCCTGGCCATTGGCATGCCCACGTCAATACCAGCGGTCGCCAGGCCCGCCTGCTGCCCATTCAGGATTCGGGCCTACACACCTACCTGCGTAGCCTGGACATCCGCTTTGCCGGTGGGCTCCAAACTGGCGATTGA
- a CDS encoding MoaD/ThiS family protein: protein MAVQVLIPTPLQKFTNNEASVDLEARSVDGLIDALELHYPGIKGRLCDEAGKLRRFLNVYVNSEDIRFLDHQATPLKDGDEVSIVPAVAGG, encoded by the coding sequence ATGGCCGTTCAGGTTCTAATCCCCACCCCCCTGCAGAAATTCACCAACAACGAGGCCAGCGTTGATCTGGAAGCCAGAAGCGTGGACGGCCTGATCGACGCCCTTGAGCTGCATTATCCAGGCATCAAGGGCCGCCTCTGTGATGAGGCCGGCAAGCTGCGTCGTTTTCTCAATGTCTATGTAAATAGCGAGGACATCCGTTTCCTCGACCACCAGGCCACGCCCCTCAAGGACGGAGATGAGGTGAGCATCGTGCCAGCAGTTGCCGGCGGATGA
- the ftsH gene encoding ATP-dependent zinc metalloprotease FtsH, producing the protein MSASLPADRPPLQLSPLAPGKPSPSYSQLLGDLRAGRVKDLELSLRQREVRVRFDDGRQATVPVFSNDQLLLRTAEAAKVPLTVRDDRSDGAAAGLVANGLLVLLLLGGLALLIRRSAQVANRAMGFGSSKPRLQAEGEVTVRFEDVAGIAEAKEELQEVVTFLKEPERFTAVGAKIPKGVLLIGPPGTGKTLLARAIAGEAGVPFFSMAASEFVEMFVGVGASRVRDLFRKAKTKAPCIIFIDEIDAVGRQRGAGIGGGNDEREQTLNQLLTEMDGFADNSGVILLAATNRPDVLDTALMRPGRFDRRITIDLPDRRGREAILAVHARSRPLAAAVSLSAWASRTPGFSGADLANLLNEAAILTARHHLAEIDDGAMAGALERITMGLAAAPLQDSAKKRLISYHEVGHALLATLVPHADPLDKVTLLPRAGGVGGFARMVPDEEILDSGLISKAYLRARLVVALGGRAAELVVFGAGEITQGASGDLDLVTRISREMVTRYGFSSLGPVALEGDGTEVFLGRDWLRSEPPYSRETGNRIDVLVRELAATALEHAVALLEPRRPLIDELVELLIRDETIEGDTFRAIVARADGTSPEAVASIASLEPTGKADVQATQVGV; encoded by the coding sequence GTGAGCGCCAGCCTCCCTGCGGACAGGCCACCTCTCCAGCTGAGCCCTCTCGCCCCAGGGAAGCCAAGCCCTTCCTACAGCCAGCTGCTGGGCGATCTGCGCGCTGGACGGGTCAAAGACCTGGAGCTGTCCCTGCGCCAAAGGGAGGTCCGGGTCCGATTTGACGATGGCCGACAGGCGACCGTTCCGGTCTTCAGCAATGACCAGCTGCTACTGCGTACGGCCGAAGCAGCCAAGGTGCCCCTGACGGTGCGGGATGACCGCTCCGATGGCGCCGCTGCTGGCCTGGTGGCAAACGGCCTGCTGGTGCTGCTGCTGCTGGGGGGGCTGGCCCTTTTGATCCGCCGCTCTGCCCAGGTGGCCAACCGGGCCATGGGATTCGGCAGCAGCAAGCCCAGGTTGCAGGCCGAGGGTGAAGTAACAGTGCGCTTTGAGGATGTGGCCGGCATCGCCGAAGCCAAGGAGGAGCTCCAGGAGGTGGTCACCTTTCTGAAGGAGCCGGAGCGGTTCACCGCCGTCGGTGCCAAAATTCCCAAGGGTGTACTACTGATCGGCCCCCCCGGCACCGGTAAGACCCTCCTGGCTCGGGCCATTGCCGGGGAAGCGGGAGTTCCCTTTTTCTCGATGGCGGCGTCTGAGTTCGTCGAGATGTTTGTGGGGGTGGGGGCCAGCCGGGTGCGGGATCTGTTCCGTAAGGCCAAGACCAAGGCCCCCTGCATCATTTTTATCGATGAAATTGATGCGGTCGGTCGTCAACGGGGGGCTGGCATTGGCGGCGGGAACGATGAGCGGGAGCAGACCCTCAACCAGCTGCTCACCGAGATGGACGGCTTTGCAGACAATTCCGGCGTGATTCTGCTGGCGGCCACCAACCGCCCAGATGTGTTGGATACGGCCCTGATGCGGCCGGGGCGCTTCGACCGCCGCATCACTATTGACCTGCCTGACCGCCGCGGCCGGGAGGCCATTCTGGCGGTGCATGCCCGCAGCAGACCCCTGGCAGCAGCGGTTTCTCTTTCGGCCTGGGCCAGTCGCACGCCTGGCTTCTCCGGCGCAGATTTGGCAAACCTGCTCAACGAGGCCGCCATCCTCACGGCCCGCCATCACCTGGCTGAGATTGATGATGGGGCAATGGCTGGGGCCCTTGAGCGGATCACCATGGGCCTGGCCGCCGCCCCCCTGCAGGACAGCGCCAAGAAGCGACTGATCTCCTATCACGAGGTGGGCCATGCCCTGCTGGCCACCCTGGTGCCCCATGCCGACCCCCTCGACAAGGTCACCTTGTTGCCCAGAGCTGGCGGTGTAGGTGGTTTTGCCCGGATGGTGCCCGATGAGGAGATCCTGGATTCCGGGTTGATCAGCAAGGCCTACCTGCGAGCCCGACTGGTGGTCGCCCTTGGCGGCCGGGCAGCCGAGTTGGTGGTGTTTGGTGCGGGGGAGATTACCCAGGGGGCCAGCGGTGACCTGGACCTGGTTACCCGCATCAGCCGCGAAATGGTCACCCGCTACGGCTTCTCCAGCCTCGGACCGGTGGCCCTCGAGGGCGACGGTACGGAGGTATTCCTGGGCCGCGACTGGTTGCGCTCCGAGCCCCCGTACTCCCGGGAAACAGGTAACCGCATCGATGTTTTGGTTAGGGAGCTTGCAGCTACAGCCCTTGAGCATGCGGTGGCATTGCTGGAGCCCCGCCGACCCCTTATCGACGAACTGGTGGAGCTGCTGATCCGGGATGAAACGATTGAGGGGGATACATTCAGGGCCATCGTTGCCAGGGCCGATGGCACCAGCCCAGAGGCCGTCGCTTCAATCGCCAGTTTGGAGCCCACCGGCAAAGCGGATGTCCAGGCTACGCAGGTAGGTGTGTAG